The Drechmeria coniospora strain ARSEF 6962 chromosome 02, whole genome shotgun sequence genome has a segment encoding these proteins:
- a CDS encoding Peptidase S26B, eukaryotic signal peptidase — protein MLSGLQNPRQAAGHLLNFALILSTAFMMWKGLSIASDSPSPIVVVLSGSMEPAFQRGDLLLLWNRNIWQETGVGEVVVYNVKDKDIPIVHRVVRKFGVGDEAQLLTKGDNNGADDTDLYARGQNYLERKDIIGSVFGYVPFVGYVTIMLSEHPWLKTVMLGIMGLLVVIQRE, from the exons ATGTTGTCGGGCCTGCAGAACCCCCGGCAGGCGGCCGGCCACCTGCTCAACTTTGCGCTGATCCTGTCGACGGCCTTTATG ATGTGGAAGGGCCTCTCCATCGCCTccgactcgccgtcgcccatcgtcgtcgtcctctccggCTCCATGGAGCCCGCCTTTCAGCGCGGtgacctgctgctgctgtggAACCGCAACATCTGGCAGGagacgggcgtcggcgaggtcgtcgtctACAAcgtcaaggacaaggacattCCCATCGTCCATCGCGTCGTGCGCAAGTTTGGCGTCGG TGACGAGGCCCAGCTGCTCACCAAGGGCGACAACAACGGGGCCGACGACACGGACCTGTACGCGCGCGGGCAAAACTACCTGGAGCGCAAGGACATCATCGGGAGCGTCTTTGGATACGTGCCATTCGTCGGATACGTCACCATCATGCTGTCGGAACACCCGTGGCTGAAGACGGTGATGCTGGGCATCATGGGTTTGCTGGTGGTGATTCAGCGCGAATga